The Pontibacter pudoricolor genome contains a region encoding:
- a CDS encoding acylphosphatase, with the protein MSSNYKHVSMRVFGKVQGVFFRASTQEKAEALGLTGFVQNEPDGTVYLEAEGNPETIKQLEDWAHQGPSRAKVEKVEVKELGELEGFEKFEQRR; encoded by the coding sequence ATGAGCAGCAACTATAAACATGTATCCATGAGGGTCTTTGGAAAAGTGCAGGGCGTGTTTTTCAGGGCCAGCACCCAGGAGAAAGCCGAAGCATTAGGCCTGACCGGTTTTGTGCAGAACGAACCCGACGGTACTGTTTACCTGGAAGCCGAAGGCAACCCCGAAACTATAAAACAACTGGAAGACTGGGCGCACCAGGGCCCAAGCCGTGCGAAGGTCGAGAAAGTGGAGGTGAAGGAGTTAGGTGAGTTGGAGGGTTTTGAGAAGTTTGAGCAGCGGAGGTGA
- a CDS encoding pyridoxal phosphate-dependent aminotransferase, which translates to MTVSKMAQNLIGSEIIKVAGEVNSMIARGEQICNLTIGDFDPSIYPIPQELKEGITQAYNEGHTNYPPANGVAVLRQAVVAFTEDKLGLKYPENDILVAGGSRPLIYATYLALVDPGDKVVFPTPSWNNNHYCHLSGATPVMVETRAENNFMPTAADVAPHLKGATMLALCSPLNPTGTMFSQKDLQEICDLVIEENKSRKEGEKPLYILYDQIYWMLTFGPEHKHYDPVNLRPELRDYVVYIDGISKSFAATGVRVGYAYGPTIVMDKMKAILGHVGAWAPKAEQIATARYLKQPEQVYSFMHELKHKIQRSLNVLYKGFKDLKESGFAVDAIEPMGAIYLSVKMDLAGKTNPNGDLLQTSKDITYYILSEAKLAIVPFSAFGSAPDLNWFRLSVGGASLEEIENSLSRLRTALEKLK; encoded by the coding sequence ATGACCGTTTCAAAAATGGCTCAAAACCTGATCGGCTCCGAAATTATAAAGGTAGCCGGCGAGGTAAACTCCATGATAGCACGTGGAGAACAGATCTGTAATCTTACCATCGGAGACTTTGATCCAAGTATTTATCCTATTCCGCAGGAGCTGAAAGAAGGCATAACCCAGGCTTATAATGAAGGACATACCAACTATCCGCCTGCAAATGGCGTGGCTGTATTGCGGCAGGCTGTAGTTGCTTTTACAGAAGATAAGCTGGGCCTGAAATACCCTGAAAATGATATTCTGGTAGCTGGTGGCTCGCGCCCATTGATCTATGCTACCTACCTTGCCCTGGTTGACCCAGGCGATAAAGTGGTTTTCCCGACACCATCCTGGAACAATAACCACTACTGCCATTTGTCTGGCGCAACACCGGTAATGGTAGAGACCCGTGCCGAGAACAACTTTATGCCGACGGCTGCTGATGTGGCTCCGCACCTGAAAGGCGCAACCATGCTGGCCTTGTGCTCCCCGCTTAACCCGACGGGCACCATGTTCTCTCAAAAAGACCTGCAGGAAATATGCGACCTTGTTATTGAAGAAAACAAAAGCCGCAAAGAGGGCGAGAAACCACTTTACATACTATACGATCAGATCTACTGGATGCTGACCTTCGGGCCCGAGCACAAACATTATGACCCGGTTAACCTGCGCCCTGAGCTGCGCGATTATGTCGTGTATATCGATGGTATTTCGAAGAGCTTTGCTGCTACCGGCGTGCGGGTAGGTTATGCGTATGGCCCAACTATAGTAATGGATAAAATGAAAGCTATACTTGGCCACGTAGGAGCCTGGGCTCCAAAAGCCGAACAGATCGCTACAGCCCGTTACTTAAAGCAACCGGAGCAGGTGTATAGTTTTATGCACGAACTGAAGCACAAAATCCAGCGCAGCCTGAACGTGCTTTACAAAGGTTTTAAAGACCTGAAAGAAAGTGGTTTTGCGGTTGATGCCATAGAGCCGATGGGTGCTATTTACCTGTCAGTAAAAATGGACCTGGCCGGTAAAACAAACCCGAACGGCGATCTGCTGCAAACAAGTAAAGATATTACCTACTATATTTTGTCAGAAGCGAAGCTGGCTATAGTTCCCTTCTCGGCCTTCGGGTCAGCGCCTGATCTTAACTGGTTCCGGTTATCGGTAGGTGGTGCTTCGCTGGAAGAAATAGAAAACTCCCTTAGCCGCCTGCGCACTGCACTTGAGAAACTGAAGTAA
- a CDS encoding DUF3644 domain-containing protein has translation MAHRLPKAVKRCVEKATDSALLAVELYNKPAIKFKSGGFIVLMIISWTALFHAVIFKRKKKPFYKEKNRFLKRDGDYCYWELDKCLGEYFGSDTTNAIRKNLEFFIPLRNIIEHKSLPEIDSDIFAECQAMVLNFDKIIEKEFGKEYCIRESLSFSLQLYPSAKSLIDAVVSNPQTKPAADFIKKYRSSISTETLSSGDYAFKAFLIQVANHKSANALPIQFISYDKLSQQEKIILNE, from the coding sequence ATGGCTCATAGGTTACCCAAAGCTGTAAAGAGATGTGTAGAAAAGGCTACTGATTCTGCTTTGCTTGCAGTTGAACTTTATAACAAACCTGCAATAAAATTCAAATCTGGAGGCTTTATAGTCTTAATGATTATTTCTTGGACAGCATTATTTCATGCTGTTATCTTTAAGAGGAAGAAAAAGCCATTTTATAAAGAAAAGAATAGGTTTTTGAAAAGAGATGGTGACTATTGTTATTGGGAGCTTGACAAATGTTTGGGAGAGTATTTTGGCAGTGATACGACTAATGCTATAAGAAAGAATCTAGAGTTCTTTATCCCTTTACGCAATATAATTGAGCATAAATCATTACCAGAAATAGATTCCGACATATTTGCCGAATGCCAAGCGATGGTATTGAATTTCGATAAGATTATTGAGAAAGAATTTGGTAAAGAGTATTGTATACGAGAGAGTTTATCTTTTTCACTACAGTTATATCCATCGGCAAAAAGCCTAATCGATGCTGTAGTATCTAACCCACAAACTAAGCCCGCTGCCGATTTTATAAAGAAATACAGAAGTTCAATTTCTACTGAAACTTTAAGTAGTGGAGACTATGCTTTTAAAGCTTTCCTAATACAGGTAGCTAATCATAAATCTGCCAATGCATTACCTATTCAATTTATCTCATATGATAAATTAAGCCAACAAGAAAAAATAATATTGAACGAGTAG
- the sdaAA gene encoding L-serine ammonia-lyase, iron-sulfur-dependent, subunit alpha, which produces MSLLFNDFKSWGKHCAETGEPLYQAVLEYEIEQKGRTEEFIWENIAKAYEVMKDAVKTGLTENMTSRSGMVNNSAKKVANSPVTVLSPEFQMLVSRALGAKEVNSCMGRVVAAPTAGASGILPGTFTTLQDLHGLEDRKIHEALLVAAGIALIIEQNASLAGAVGGCQAETGSAAAMAAGGIVYCLGGNVDQVFNAVAITIQCMLGLVCDPVAGLVEVPCIVRNASAAAIAYSSSQLAIAGVDPVIPVDQCVAALGEVGESMERKYKETAEGGLANTPRAREIENFVLVQDVEILPDEDAV; this is translated from the coding sequence ATGTCATTATTATTCAACGATTTTAAGAGCTGGGGCAAGCATTGCGCTGAAACCGGCGAACCATTATATCAGGCTGTACTCGAATACGAAATTGAGCAGAAGGGCCGCACCGAAGAATTTATCTGGGAAAATATTGCCAAAGCTTACGAAGTGATGAAGGACGCCGTAAAAACCGGCCTCACCGAAAACATGACGTCGCGCTCGGGCATGGTAAATAACAGCGCTAAAAAAGTGGCCAACTCGCCGGTAACGGTATTGTCGCCGGAGTTCCAGATGCTGGTGTCGCGGGCTTTGGGCGCAAAGGAAGTAAACTCGTGCATGGGCCGTGTGGTGGCTGCTCCTACGGCAGGTGCATCAGGCATTTTGCCGGGTACATTTACCACCTTACAAGACCTGCATGGCCTGGAGGACAGAAAAATACACGAAGCCTTGCTGGTTGCGGCAGGTATCGCGCTTATTATTGAGCAGAACGCTTCGCTGGCCGGTGCCGTGGGCGGTTGCCAGGCCGAAACAGGTAGCGCTGCTGCCATGGCTGCCGGAGGCATTGTTTACTGCCTGGGCGGTAACGTAGACCAGGTTTTTAATGCCGTAGCTATAACGATACAATGTATGCTTGGCCTGGTGTGCGACCCGGTTGCAGGCTTGGTAGAAGTTCCCTGCATCGTACGTAATGCCAGTGCGGCAGCTATTGCCTATTCATCGTCGCAGCTGGCCATTGCCGGTGTAGACCCTGTAATACCTGTAGACCAATGCGTGGCAGCCCTCGGCGAAGTGGGCGAAAGCATGGAACGCAAATACAAGGAAACAGCCGAAGGCGGACTGGCCAACACCCCAAGAGCCCGCGAAATCGAAAACTTTGTACTGGTGCAGGATGTGGAAATACTACCTGACGAAGACGCGGTATAG
- a CDS encoding Lrp/AsnC ligand binding domain-containing protein translates to MNYQIDNLDKQILILLMQDVVQPYTEIAKELGVSGGTIHVRMRKLTEMGVVKGSQLIVDPASLGYDICAFIGVFLEKGSEYREAVEQMRQIPEIVELHYTTGSYSMFAKIICRDTKHLREVLNEKLQTIAGVQRTETFISLEESINRQITIE, encoded by the coding sequence ATGAATTATCAAATTGATAATCTGGATAAGCAGATTCTGATTCTGCTGATGCAGGATGTGGTACAACCTTATACAGAAATAGCAAAGGAATTAGGCGTATCCGGCGGAACGATACATGTACGGATGCGCAAGCTAACTGAGATGGGTGTGGTAAAAGGTAGCCAGCTTATAGTTGATCCGGCCTCTTTAGGATATGATATCTGTGCTTTTATCGGTGTTTTCCTGGAGAAAGGCTCGGAGTACCGGGAGGCGGTAGAGCAAATGCGCCAGATCCCTGAGATTGTAGAGCTGCATTACACGACCGGCTCTTACAGTATGTTCGCAAAAATCATCTGCCGGGATACAAAACACCTGCGCGAAGTGCTGAACGAAAAACTGCAAACTATAGCCGGCGTGCAGCGCACCGAAACATTTATATCACTGGAGGAAAGTATAAACCGCCAGATAACGATAGAATAG
- a CDS encoding DUF4407 domain-containing protein, protein MKNFFWWCAGADDTILEKCSKSEHIKYAGVGATVLFTGVLASISGGYALYTVFDSVPMAVAFGLLWGAVIFNLDRFIVSTIRKEGRFWKELLMVTPRIFLALVLAVVISKPLELKIFDKEIQAILKEKQAELAIQHKALVGKQFAEVDSVKSEIIAIRTEIEAKIKERNKLYELVAAESDGTGGTGKIGKGPIYEEKKRQYDKVDEELKLLQASAADRILVKEKRIADLMKQYDATVNEGQESFSNYDGLMARIDALNKLPWLPVFFITLLFIMLETAPIFTKLITNKGPYDDILKGVEHERTTQEMQRVAERQKQFDLKLTIAEAKFAARQEFETEAKREEEKLKSDAHLDTVRESAAVWKHRKLADINRSPNTAAEILNDGEENGYYKW, encoded by the coding sequence ATGAAGAATTTTTTTTGGTGGTGCGCCGGCGCCGACGACACCATCCTGGAAAAGTGTTCCAAGTCTGAGCACATAAAATATGCCGGCGTGGGCGCTACCGTTTTGTTTACAGGCGTATTGGCCAGCATTTCGGGTGGTTATGCCCTTTACACTGTTTTCGATTCGGTGCCGATGGCCGTGGCTTTTGGTCTGCTATGGGGAGCTGTTATCTTTAACCTCGACCGTTTTATAGTTTCCACTATCCGCAAGGAGGGCCGTTTCTGGAAAGAGCTGCTGATGGTTACGCCGCGTATTTTTCTGGCACTGGTGCTGGCCGTGGTTATTTCCAAGCCGCTGGAGCTGAAGATATTTGATAAGGAAATTCAGGCTATACTTAAAGAGAAACAAGCTGAGCTGGCAATTCAGCACAAAGCCCTGGTTGGCAAGCAGTTTGCTGAAGTAGATTCTGTTAAAAGTGAAATTATTGCCATCCGTACCGAGATTGAAGCCAAAATAAAAGAGCGCAACAAACTATACGAACTGGTAGCTGCCGAATCGGATGGCACAGGCGGTACCGGCAAAATCGGCAAAGGCCCTATTTACGAAGAGAAAAAACGCCAGTACGATAAAGTAGACGAAGAACTGAAATTGCTGCAGGCCAGCGCTGCCGACAGGATACTGGTAAAAGAGAAGCGCATTGCTGATTTGATGAAGCAGTATGATGCCACGGTAAACGAAGGACAGGAAAGTTTCTCGAACTATGATGGTTTGATGGCGCGCATAGATGCCCTGAATAAACTGCCATGGTTGCCGGTATTCTTTATTACGCTGCTGTTCATTATGCTCGAAACAGCCCCGATCTTTACAAAACTGATTACCAATAAAGGCCCTTACGACGATATACTGAAAGGTGTGGAACATGAGCGCACCACCCAGGAAATGCAGCGTGTAGCCGAGCGTCAGAAGCAGTTTGACCTTAAGCTAACTATAGCCGAAGCCAAATTTGCGGCCCGCCAGGAATTTGAAACAGAAGCCAAGCGCGAAGAAGAAAAGCTTAAATCAGATGCCCACCTGGATACTGTGCGCGAATCGGCAGCTGTCTGGAAGCACCGCAAACTGGCCGACATAAACCGCAGCCCCAACACCGCCGCCGAAATACTGAACGACGGAGAAGAAAACGGTTACTATAAGTGGTAA